In Methanoregula formicica SMSP, the DNA window TGAGGGCGTGTTATCGCAGACGATCACCCGCCGTTGAACGGAAGAGTTTTTGAAAAACTCCACAAGATCGTCAAGCAGGTATTGCGTGGAACTCATTCGTGTTGCAATGAACCCGATGACAACAGGGATTTGCGATACGGCAGGCACATCAGGTGATTTATGAGTGCAATCCGGCAGACAATCTCCAAACCGCCATTGGGTTTCCTCGATGTCACATCCAAAAAGGTCCCGCGCACGATGCCGGAATGCCTCACGCTCCGGTTCGGTCATTCTCGGGGCGTATTTATTGTAGAATCCCGCGAGTCCCTGTTTTTTCCGGGGGGATCCGGGCTCAGATAACCGGTTTGTATCGGGAATCGCCCAGTGATGTACCAGATGTTTTCTTACAAATCCGATGCGGCAGGTATCGAGATCGAGCAGCCGGATGCAGACATCCCGGTCTGTTGTGCTTTCCAGTGCTTCATCAAATCCCCCGGCATGAAGAAGGGTCGAGAACCTCACGAAGAGATTGGAGCCCTGAACATGGGGATTCCGGATGAGAAAATCGTGCGCCGAAAGTGTATCAGGGATCGTAAGAGGGATTCCGCTATCTCCGGTTCTTTCGTGGCGTATGAGACCGGATACAACAACATCACAGCGTTGTGAATCGGCTGTTTTCAAGCATTCCGCGAGATACTCGGGGGACCACTCATCGTCATCGTCGAGAATCGAAATCCAGGTCGATTCCGGAACAAGACCTGCCTGTATGCAGGAATACAGGCCGGTGTTTATTGCCCCGGAGAGATTGTCCGTCCTCTGGTTTTTAAAAAATTGAATACCGGGAAGGATTCTGGATGCATCGTGAACCGCATCCCGTGTCTGTTTCTCGTGATTGCTATCACAATCGCTAACAACAAGGATGGTATCCGGTTGCTTTGTCTGCTGGGCGATCGAACCGAGAGCCCGTCTCAGCAATTCAGGCCGGTTCTTCGTTGGAATAAGTACGGCAAGGTGCGGCATTGTATCTCACACCGGCTTAATGCGACCTGTTCTCAACTGACTGCGGAACGGGGGGTTTTGTATTAACAACCAATCGAAAATTCTGATGGTTCTCGTTCACCGTTTCCACGGCTTTAAGCAAGGGTGTATTATGGGAGGCATTGATCAGTTCGCGGGTGTCTTTCGGCACACACTTTCCCCCGTATGCACCGAGACCGGGCCTAAGATGTTCCCGGGATTTGACGCGACGGTCAGCATGGATCACACTCATGACGCTGGAGGGATCCGCCCCGTGTTCACGGGAGATCCGCTCCATCTCATTTGTGAAACTGACCTTTGTGGCGATGTAGGCGTTATGCGCAAGTTTGCCGATCTCCGCGTCCCGGAATGGCATTCGTAACACCGGGACAATCTCCTCCAGTCCGTCAACCCATGAGAAGAGCTTCAATACTTCATCAACCGCCGTTTCGTCGCCGCTGATGACAATCCGGTCAGGATTGACCGACCACTGGAAATTGCTCTTTTCCCGTAAGAATTCCGGCATATAAACGAGATGGAGACGGGGAAACCGTGCTTTCGCTGAGTCCATATATCCGACTCTCACGGTACTCTTGACTACACAAATTCCCTGAAAACGGCTCTCCGTCAACCGTGACAGGACATCATCGACTGCTGAACAATCAAGCCGGTCATCAAAACCCCCGGGAGTCTGGACGCAGATGAAGACAACCTGCGTTTTCAAGATCTCATTCCAGGAACCCTTCCCCTTGATGTCGTAACCGACACAGGGATGGAAAAAACTCATTGCATGTGCAAATGCAGAACCGACTGCTCCAAGGCCAATAATACCGACCCGGGCCTTAACTTCACTCTCGTAGTTCATTCTATTGACTCCGTTTATCTGGAGCCAATAACAAAATGGATTGGCGAACGTTGTCGTTTGCTTTGTATCTTTCGATGGGTTTAGCATCCAGGATACCGTGAAACAATTATTGCTTCACGCATAACATCCATCGATGTTATCGGCAAATTCCGTTTGAAAGTATTATTATTAAAGATTGTTGTAGGAAAATAGGAGGGGATAAACCAAATATCCGACTCATCTATTCCAATAGGTACGGATGCCGTCGATAATACTCTCTTACCCAACCCGCTTGATCCGCGCCATCGCCTCTTTCAGCTTCTCCATCGAAGCCGCGTACGACAGCCGGATCCATCCCGGCGCATAGAACGCACTGCCCGGTGTAGCAGCCACGTGCCCCTTGTCGAGCCAGCGTGAGGCAACTTCCATATCGTCCCCTGCAACCCGGACAAAAGCATAGAACGCACCCTCGGCCGGGGCGGTCTCGTAGCCCATCGCGTTCAGTTCGCCCATGACGTACTTCCGCCGCTTGTCAAACTCCTGCCGCATGTTCTCGACGCAAGACTGGTCGCCTTTCAGTGCCGCAACCCCGCCCCACATGGCAAAGGTCGTGACCTGGCTGATCGAGTGCTGCTGGACCTTGGACATCTCCGTGATGATCTCTTTCGGACCCACGGCGTACCCGAGCCGCCAGCCGGTCATCGCGTAGGCCTTCGAGAAGCCGTTGACATATTCCCAAACAGGGAACATGGATGCATGAAACCGGCATGAATACCCGCAGCCTGATCATCCATCATCTTTTTTTCGATTCATACACAGAGCAGGGGGATTGAAGCAACCTCCTGTTCATGAATTTTTTTTCTTACGTTTCTTCAACGTTAATGCAATGCCAATGAATGCAAGTGCAATGACTGCGCCCGCAAAATTTAAAGACAGGACATTGCGGGTTTGAGCCGGTTGCACAAGAACCCGTGAAATCCCCCCGCCAGGATATACTGTCTCAATTGAGCTTGACCACGTCTCGTTGGCGCCGATGATCCAGATGTCAGTGATTCTTGTGGGGTCATTGCGTTCCCCGGTCATTCTCATCGAGAATACTAGCTGTTTCCCGCAGTTGTTGGCCGGGGGGATGTGAACTGATTTATAATCTATATCCATCTGCTCCTCGTACCAATATCCGACACCACACTCATTGAAAAATTCCATAATGGTGGCGTTGCCCTTCACGGTCGGATGCCTGCCGGTAAGCTGATCGAGGGGTATGCCCATACCGGGATATACCGGTGTGATTTCTGCTGCAGATACTATCCCCAGTAGTGTCGTGATACCAAGCAGGAAACTGAAAACAAGTGCAATCGTTCTCATAAAAAAAGGGTTAATTGTATGCCGGCAGTTCTCCAAACGGCTCGGCAATCATATCTTCATATCTCAGCAAGCCGTCACCTGAGGGATCTGTAGTATACCGGCTGTCATCAGCATCGGTATACTTTGTCAGGCTCATATGTGTGTTGTTGGCCATTTCATATACCTGTGGGTTGTTGAACGATTTCCATGTTGGATCGGAATGCACCCAGGCACCCGCCATCCGGTTTTCCAGGATTGCATGCCCCTGGGCAACACCGTTCTCGTCAATCCAGGTGATGCCGAGGAACCGTGAAGGTATCCCAAGCGAGCGGCTGAAAGTTACATCCATTGTGGAAAATTCATCGCATACTCCCCGGTAGTTATCGTTTACAATATAGAGATCTGATGCAGCATAGAGTAAATACGTAGTAGTTGTCGAATAATTCATTTTAGTTCCAACGTAGTCGTTTAGTCTGCTGGCCGTATCATACGGTGAATTGGTATTATCGGCTGCGGTTGCCGCTTCAGATATGATTGCATACCCTTCACTGAATGGGAAATGGTACAGGTCGCTTGTCTCAAGGTTGTCCCCGCCATCCGGGTCCGGCAGGTGCGAGGCATCATTGTTGTATTTTTCAATCCCGTTTAAGGACAATTGCCCGGACCATGTCACGGTGCCAGGATTTACGGTGATGAAAAAACCCATCGGTTTTATTCCTACGGAGCTCTGACTTGCAACGACAGGGAACGGGATTGAAACCGAACAGTTGGCACCCGGGGCGAGGTTTGTAAATGCTGCTGATGCACCATAACCGTCTTCAATGGAAACGAATGTTACCTGACCGCTTGCGGCGGTTGTCCCGTAATTATGGATGACAATCGTCTGGGTGACTGTGGTATCTTGGGTCCAGTACCAGTCGAAATATCCGTATTCAGGGGCCACGAGGGGGATTGCGGCTGCTGCTTTCACGGTACCGGTCTTTCCTGCAGGACTGATGAAGTTGAGCCTTGCAGCCTTCATTGAGGATTTTTGTGAATCCACGATGTCATTGCCGGGAGGGAACCGGGTATCAGGACTGATGATCGTAACGCCCGGGTATGCCTTTGCGGTCTTTTCATCCATCTTCCTGACTGCAACCGGTGTCACGATCGGGTTATATGCCGACATATCCTTTTGTCCGGCCCATTCATCGAATTCACCGACCCATCCCGGGGGTGTCGGGTTCGTATCGTTCATTGCGCTTACAAGCGGAACCAATACCACTCCCAGCATCAGTGCCGCGAGCAGCAAATTCCATTCTCTTTTTTGTTTCATGCGATTTCTACCTCCATTTTTCGGAAGCATGATCCAAAATCTTCATTAGGACAGACGATAATTGGTTCATGCCTACGGGCAGGGTCGGGTTCGTCAAGTGTGCAAACTTATGTGAACCCGTCCTTTCCACTTTTCAGATCCACATTTACACTATAAATGCCATTTGATTCAAAATTTAAAATATAATTCGTTGCTCCTCCGGTATCAACAACGCGGAATAATCGCCTCGGTATAGTATCAGATTTCCCGGTCACTGATCACCACACGGAGGCCCGTGTCAGGATATGTGACAATGATTTGGAGATGGATGGGTACGGTTTCATTTCCTGACACATCTCTCCCCTGAAGTGTTACGGATGCTTTTTTCTGGAACTGGAGTCCATCTGAAGGTGTAATTTTCACGTTAAAACCAGATCCCTGAATTATCGACTGGTTACTGACATCCTTTTCATCCAAATATATTTTCACGGTGGGGGCCGAATCATGTTTTATCCTTGCATCCGGAATCATAACAATACGAATGGAATCAGGGCTGGTACGGGTTACATCCACACTATCGGAAATAATTGGGGCGCAACACGAGAGCTCTTTTGCAATGACTCCCGTACTCATACCAAAGTATAACAGACTTGGCGGGATGATCAGGACTGCGAGGAATAATAACCGGTAATTGCAGAGCCTTTTCACAACGGTTGATGGGCTTCGGTTTTTTTTCTCATTTGGTGGGGCCAGGTACTTGGGTTGATGAAACCATGCACCTGCCAACTGCAGGGCAACCGATCCGAAGAGGATCCCCGCGAACAGGACGAAAGGCAGATCGGAAAGATCCCCTGCGTCCAACATGATCGTCTGGAACGCGATGATCGCCATGAACACAAGTGCTGTACCAATCCCGGATACCAATCCGATAATGCTCTCCCGTGTATTCTTTCCGGTACTGAACAGGTCCCCCGCAATATACCCAAGGATGGCAAAAAGCAGTGTAAAGAGTACGATTGCCTGGGCATCATGATACGGAAAAAACTCTATCGCATTCGGAAAAAACCGGTCCCATATTTCTTGCAGAAGATAGTACGCTGCGGCTGAACAGACACCGCCGAGGCTGCCCCACAGGAGGATTGCCGGTAATGACAGATCTTTTAACGAGGGTTTCATTTTCATCAGTGGTTAATATACTGCTCCGTCACCGCCGATGCGCTTCTGTTTATTGGTTTTACCGATATGGCATTGCGGATCCAACTTTAATATTGCCGGTGTTTGTACTGACATAGTTTATGTCATCCGGATCCATCGTAACCTGAGTTTATTATATACTATCGTCATAAAGGATAACCGGTTGTTCCGATCCATTGTAACTGATTACCTTCAGACGTATCGGAGTACTATTACAATTGGCAACACCCTTCCCTGAGATAATTACAACGGAATCCTCATCATAGGTCAATCCTCCAGCGGGGTTAACAGTTACAGGAAAACCGTTTTTCTCAGATACGGTCTGGTTGCTGACATCTATATCATGAATAAGGATCCGCGGAGGATTGTATCGACCGATCCATGATACTGCAGGCATTTTTGCTGAGTACAGTATCCTGATTGTCAGATTGTCAAGACGTTCAACTCTGATTTCCTGATGGAGCCGGCATTCTAGGCAGTCATTGGCAATAAGGCCGGAAGTTGTTCCGATTAAAGCCAGCATCGGAGGGATCGAAGCTGATAACAGGATAAGGATGAACAAGGCGGTTAACGTAAACGCACATTGCGCCCCTCTCTTTTTAGCAACTCTGCTTGCTTCCCCAAATGATAATCTATGATAATATCCCACGGCGCCGGTCATCGTTCCGAGAGACGCAAGAATAATCGACAGTATTATCAGACATAAGACGGGGAAATACACGGAACCCTCAGGAAGATTTCTGGTTAATGCTATGCAGAATGCGATGCCGGTACCTGTTATACATCCCGACAGGAGACCGATAACCAGGGCATCTTTTTGATTATTGATGGATAACCGGCATTGAGAGACTGCCCATGCACCAGTAAAAAACAGAATGAGCAAACCGGTCAAGAGCATCTGCGTTATCTGGATAATTATCAGATAAAAATTGTAATCAACAAATGGTCTCCAAATCCACTGGTTCAAGAAAAAAAATAAAACCAGTGCAAAGACTCCGGTCAACCCTGTAATAGATAAAAATATAAGGATCTTCCTTCTTGGATTTTTTTTTCCAATTTCTAGGGATGACATGCTATCAAAAATTAATTGAATGGATTAAAGAGAATTATTTTTCCGTTCTGGGCATCAACAACAACCTGCCCTCCCTGGACAAGGCCATCAACAGGTGCTGCATTAACTTTTACGATCCATACTAGTTGCTGAACATCCGGTTCAGGACTAGCAAGTGAAAGATAGGCATCAGTCCTAGAATCTTTGAGATTCCCAAACTGTTCAAGAGCGGCCCTGACAGCATCAGATTGTCTGACATTGGGCTCAAGGTTGATCTTGGTTTCCCGCTCTTTAGCCAGATATGAGATAATCTTACCATTATCCGAATCTACAGTGATGTATATCTTGTTCAATGTGGAAACCCCATTGATTTTTTCTGACCACACAAACGCATATTCCTGTCCTCCGGCACCATGATCAATAAGCGTAGATTCCGTCAACTCCATATTTCGTGTAATGAATGTTTTGTATTTTTCTTTCGCAAAGATTTCGGCATTGTTTTTTGCCTGCTGCTTATCAATATGGACACGATGTGAACTGGAGCGAGCATCCGAGAAATATGCGAATTCTATATCCCCGTTTTCCTTATTTACGTAATACCGGTTCTTTCCTTCCGAAAAGTCATATACTTCTCCGTATGGAAATTTGATAGACCCATGGTATTTGAAATCCAAGGAATTCAGATTCTTTGAATTGCCGTCGAAGTCCACAATTCTGTTTTTCGCCTCATCAATTCCGATGCCGGTTGAAGATGGCGATAAATCCTGTCCTCCTTCTTTTGTTAATGCTGCCGCGGGAAAGGAAGCGATCACCAGCGATGCAATAATCACCGATATTATTGAAATTTTCGTAAACTGTTTCATCATTTTCCCTCCTTGATTATGATCCTGCTCTTGCCGGTTTTATCGTGTTTGACACTCCCGGTCCCTGCCAGGTTACTGTGTCTATCCCTCCACTACCTAGGTACCAGTATGTATTCAGGGTATCCACTTTTGCATAATATGCCGCATCCTGTATGGTGGAATATTGGTTAAGACGAT includes these proteins:
- a CDS encoding peptidase; protein product: MMKQFTKISIISVIIASLVIASFPAAALTKEGGQDLSPSSTGIGIDEAKNRIVDFDGNSKNLNSLDFKYHGSIKFPYGEVYDFSEGKNRYYVNKENGDIEFAYFSDARSSSHRVHIDKQQAKNNAEIFAKEKYKTFITRNMELTESTLIDHGAGGQEYAFVWSEKINGVSTLNKIYITVDSDNGKIISYLAKERETKINLEPNVRQSDAVRAALEQFGNLKDSRTDAYLSLASPEPDVQQLVWIVKVNAAPVDGLVQGGQVVVDAQNGKIILFNPFN
- a CDS encoding Rossmann-fold NAD(P)-binding domain-containing protein encodes the protein MNYESEVKARVGIIGLGAVGSAFAHAMSFFHPCVGYDIKGKGSWNEILKTQVVFICVQTPGGFDDRLDCSAVDDVLSRLTESRFQGICVVKSTVRVGYMDSAKARFPRLHLVYMPEFLREKSNFQWSVNPDRIVISGDETAVDEVLKLFSWVDGLEEIVPVLRMPFRDAEIGKLAHNAYIATKVSFTNEMERISREHGADPSSVMSVIHADRRVKSREHLRPGLGAYGGKCVPKDTRELINASHNTPLLKAVETVNENHQNFRLVVNTKPPVPQSVENRSH
- a CDS encoding transglutaminase-like domain-containing protein, which translates into the protein MKQKREWNLLLAALMLGVVLVPLVSAMNDTNPTPPGWVGEFDEWAGQKDMSAYNPIVTPVAVRKMDEKTAKAYPGVTIISPDTRFPPGNDIVDSQKSSMKAARLNFISPAGKTGTVKAAAAIPLVAPEYGYFDWYWTQDTTVTQTIVIHNYGTTAASGQVTFVSIEDGYGASAAFTNLAPGANCSVSIPFPVVASQSSVGIKPMGFFITVNPGTVTWSGQLSLNGIEKYNNDASHLPDPDGGDNLETSDLYHFPFSEGYAIISEAATAADNTNSPYDTASRLNDYVGTKMNYSTTTTYLLYAASDLYIVNDNYRGVCDEFSTMDVTFSRSLGIPSRFLGITWIDENGVAQGHAILENRMAGAWVHSDPTWKSFNNPQVYEMANNTHMSLTKYTDADDSRYTTDPSGDGLLRYEDMIAEPFGELPAYN